aaatgtttatattttaaaaatatgtttataatttttttctgtaatatgattttaaatatataataatgatgattcTGAACATAGTTTTATGTACATTATCCCTAGTTTTCAATAATTTTCCCCAAATCATTCCCCCTTTCttaaattttcttttcacctaTTAGTAGTgatttgcaatttgtgggacatttcttgacaagttacttttttttgctacgATTTTGATGGAAATGAAAccaattcactcaggtttcaaagggttaaacagcttgttagaggtgaaaactgatgtcgaacCAGGTTTTAAAGCGTTAAGAATAGCAATTATTAAAGGAAATgacactgaaaatgacattcaAGTTATTTAGACACACAgttaacacatttttcctcgGGTTTAATATAGTACGTCCTTgtatttacacaaaaataataacaataaacttGATTTCTatggtgctttttttaaaccctagttacaaagtgcttcacaatacaatataatatcataaataataataatagacaGCTAAGGTAAAACAACATCGTCAGAGCTGGAAACCATCAACGAAACAATGGTAAGGTGTAATAAATACAAACGGAATAAAACTGGGCCCAGTACTGAGCCCTGTGGGACACCACACCACATCAAAGTGGTTGAAGAGCTGAAATTGTCAACAGTAACTTTGAAGTATCTGTTAAATATGTCATGTGGTTGaggtaaaatgtgaaaaaaaaagtgatgaccTACCAGTCTGGCAAATCTCTGGGCCTCGCTCACCCTCTCCACCAACATCATCACTTCCTCTTCCTGCGTGGGGAAGGCCGGAAGTTTCTTCCCGATCAGACTTTCGATTCGCTGGAAAAGCTCCACGTCATATCTGAGATGACACGATACGTCACTTTACTGCAGGAAACtcattacttttttatattcagAGTGAAAATACAAGAGAAAACGCAAAAAACACGATAGACAGAGACGTTAAAAATGAAGTTCGGTGGCAAACGTTCGTTCTTACTGAGTCACAAAAGTGATGGACTTTCCGGAGCGTCCTGCTCTGGCTGTTCGTCCGACTCTGTGGATGTAGTCCTGCGAAGGCAGACGCATACAAACATTAAATCGAATCACAGTATTTCAGTAATCCTGTTAAACGTCGGCACCTCGGTACCTTGGAGTGGGTGGGGATGTCGTAGTTGATGACGCAGTCCACATGAGGAATGTCCAGTCCTCTGGACGCCACGTCGGTCGCCAGCAGCACCGACCGAGACTTTGACTTGAACTTGTTTAGCGCTCCGAGACGTTTGTTCTGACAAACAGATGGAGGAAGATCCACAGGTGAATacggcattaaaaaaacaccaaaaaaagtgACTGAGGAGAGGAGTTTGGCTCTGATGGAAACGCGTCTATAAAGCCTGAAGAGTCGGAGATGGCGTTCCaggaaatttgattttttgacaCCATAAGTCTCAAACTATATATATCGCCACGCGGTTTTATGCCTCCGATCACCACGCAAGTTGAGCCTACAGTTTGTTtccatttctgtgaaaacacggaCGCTTCACACACGGGAGGTCTCGACAATCGGCGCAGACTCAAGGTGGTTCTTGAGGGTCCTTGAGTTACGGCCAAAACCATGTTGTATGAGTCTCTGTGACCTTGACATGTGACCTTCAcctttcagcttttttaaattttttattttattatttttattgtttttcgtTAGCATGCTAACTTCCACAGAGCCTAGCAGacaatagtaaaataaaataaacatgtaccCATATAAACACACGTATATACAGAGacttagaaaaaacaaaataaaaacaaaggccTATTGCACATCGTTAGctacaaaaaatgcaagaaaataggTAAATATGACTTaatcataaattaattaattaacaaattcaacagaattttgtttgtgctaaatttgggGAAATTCCCTCAGGGCGCTATCGAGATATCGCGCTCAAGAACAGGACAAACGTgtggacagacaacccaaatAACCCGGTATACTGTATAGCACAACGGCTACAGTAATAATaccaatactac
The Plectropomus leopardus isolate mb unplaced genomic scaffold, YSFRI_Pleo_2.0 unplaced_scaffold19386, whole genome shotgun sequence genome window above contains:
- the LOC121965286 gene encoding probable ATP-dependent RNA helicase DDX47 — protein: MPYSPVDLPPSVCQNKRLGALNKFKSKSRSVLLATDVASRGLDIPHVDCVINYDIPTHSKDYIHRVGRTARAGRSGKSITFVTQYDVELFQRIESLIGKKLPAFPTQEEEVMMLVERVSEAQRFARLVGHHFFFHILPQPHDIFNRYFKVTVDNFSSSTTLMWCGVPQGSVLGPVLFRLYLLHLTIVSLMVSSSDDVVLP